The Pyxidicoccus sp. MSG2 DNA segment TGCGTGACGGCGTCACACGGGTCATTCGGGCCGCAGGACGTCTGACCCTCCTTGCAGGTGCGGGCGAAGCCGCCAGCACGGGCCATGGCGTCCAGCACCGCGGGGCCATCACCCTCCGCCGTCTCCGTGCCGAACCCGATGACGATGGTGGTGATTTCCTTGCCGGCCAGCTCCCGCACCGCCTCCACCGAGGCCTCCATGTCCAGGCAGCCCAGCTTCTCCGCCGCCCCCGCACAGGTCGAGGCCGTGCACCGGCAGCGCGGGTCTGTGCCCTTGTAGATGTTATCGCCGTTGCAGTTGGGCAGGCCGTCCGTGAGCAGCACCACGAACTGCTTGCGCTCCGCGTCCTGGAGCCCGGGCAGGTTCTTCACGAAGCGCAGGCTCAGGCTCGTCGGCGTGCCGCCCAGGGGACGCCCCGTCCCCGCGTTGGGGATGCCCTGGATGATGTCGTTGATTTGATTCGCGTTCGCCAGCAGCGAGGCATCGTCCTCCGCCACCGGCAGGTCCTTGCGCACGGTGGTCTCCGACGCGGTCCGGCAGGACGCGAGGATGCCGGCTTCTCCGCGCGGGTCGGGATAGGTCGTCAGGCCGAAGCGGACGAAGGCCCCGGTGTCGGCGAGGAACTTCGGCACCGCGGCCTGCAGCTCCGTCCAGCGCGTGGGGCAGACTGCCGGGTTGCAGGCATCCGTGTCCCCGCAGACCTTGCCGTCATCTCTCCCGGGCACGAGGCAGTCGGGGTCCGACGTGTCCACCGGGTCCGTCATGGAGGCGGAGGTGTCCACCAACAGCATGACGTTGGGCTTGAGCCTGCGCCCGACGAAGGGCTCCTCGAAGGTCGTCTGCGCGATGGCGAGGGGCTCCACCGGCTCGAAGTCATAGGTCTGGCAGGCTCCCGCGAGGGCACTCAGACAGGCGCCGAAAGCGAGAGCACTCAGCAGGGTCGGCCGGGTGCGCATGGACGAGGGACTCCTTCGTTCGGGGGCGCGTGCAGGGTAGCGCGCCATTTCTCCCCGAGGGCAAGGACTCCGCACGCCGCGCGGCGATCACCACCGCATTGCAACTACCACTCACATGCACACTGAAGTTTTTGAAGAGACTGGGACGGGGCGAGGTTCCTGTGAGACGTCAGAACACCGCTCTATATTTTGTCCCACCATGACCACCACGACCCGTCGTGCCCTGATGCTGCTGTCCTTCCTGTCCCTCGCCGCCTGCGGAGGGCCGGTGGAGGAGGCCTCGTCCGAGTCCGCCTCCAGCGAGGCGTCCCAGGAGCAGGCCGCCACCCTCATCTGTCCGGACTTCGTCCTGAGTGCTCCCGAGTGCACCAACCTGCCCGCTACCTCCCCCTGCGTGCGGAGCAACGGCGCACCGGGCACCTGTCACGCGTACATGAGCAAGCCGGGACTCGTCTGCTCCTGTTACTAGCCTCCCGCGCCGTCAGCGGGTGCCGGTGGCCTGGCGCTGGGGCGTGAGTACACGCACCAGCGCCTCGGCCACGGCGGCGGCGGACGCCGGGTTCTGCCCGGTGACGAGCCGCTCGCTCACCACCACGTGCCGCTGGAAGTCGGGCGCCTTCGTGAAGCGCGCGCCGCGCTCGATGAGCTTCGACTCCAGGAGGAAGGGCACGACCTGGGTGAGCTTCACCGCCGCCTCCTCCTCGTTGGTGAAGGCGGACACGTCCCGCCCCGCCACGAGGTAGCCGCCGTCCGGCAGCTTCGCGTTCACCAGCGCCGCGGGGCCGTGGCACACCGCAGCCACCGCTCCGCCGCGCGCGTAGAGGGCGCCGATGAGCGCATTGAGGCGCGCGTCTTGCGGCAAATCGAACATCGTCCCGTGCCCGCCCGGCACGTAGATGGCGGCATACCGCGCGGGCTCCACCTGCTCCGGGCGCAGCGTCGTCTCCAGGCGCGCCAGTTGCCGCGCGTCGTCGAGGAAGGCGCGATTGAGGGCATCGTCGCGTGACACGCCGTCCATCGGCGCCCGTCCGCCCTTGGGGCTGACGTAGTCCACCTCCAGGCCGGCGCGGGTGAAGACGTCGAGCGCGTGGGTGAGTTCGGACAGGTAGAAGCCCGTCTTCCGTCCGGTGTCGCCGAGGGTGTCGTGGCTGGTGAGGACGATGAGGATGCGCATGGGTTTGTTTCCTCGAGGGGAAGGGGAAGCCTGGGGACCTGCGCCCGTGGCAAGGAGCGCCACGGCGAGCAGGCCGAGCCAGCGGAGTGAGTGGGTGCCGTTCATGGCGCTGCAAGGTATGAGGCGGGGACGCCGGGCGCCCATCGGCCTTCCGACTGCGAGCGATAGGATTTTTCATGGCTGAGCTGGACCTGCTCCACTCGTTCCTCGCCATCTACCGGGCGGGCTCCATCTCCCGCGCGGCCACCACGGTGCACCTCACGCAGCCGGCGCTGTCCGCGCACCTCCAGGCGTTGGAGGCGCGGCTGGGACGGCCCCTCTTCACGCGACGGGCGCGCGGCGTGGTGCCGACGCCCGCGGGGCACGACCTCGCGCAGGCGGCCGCCGCGCACGTGGACGCGCTGGACACCCTCGTGGACGCGATGCGGGCGGGCAACACGGCGCTGGAGGGGACGCTCTACCTGGGCGGACCGGCGGAGCTGCTGGCGGCGAAGGTGCTCCCGGCGCTCGCGCCGCTGGTGGCCCGGGGCCTGACGCTCCAGGTGCGGCTGGACGTGGTGACGCCGCTGCTCGAGGCGCTCGGCGCGGGCGAGCTGGACCTGGTGGTGGCCTCGCGCAAGGTGGCCGCGCGCGGGCTGGTGTACCAGGTCCTCTATGACGAGGAGCTGGTGCTGGTGGGCGCCCCGGACTGGGCGGAGCGGCTGCCACGCAAGGCGCTGGAGGCGGCGGGCGGAGAGGCGCTGCTCGCGGACGTGCCGTGGCTGGCCTACGCGGGCGACCTTCCGCTGCTGCGGCGATTCTTCCGAGATGCTTTCGGCGCCCGTGTCCGCGGAAGCGCACGCGCCGCCGTGCCAGACCTCCGCGCGGTGATGGCCCTGGCCGAAGGAGGCGCGGGCATGACGGTGCTGCCCCGCTACCTGTGCGAGGGCGCCTTGCAGCGGGGCTCGCTGGTGGAGCTGATGCGGCCTGCCCGGCCCGTGCTCAACCGGCTCCACCTGGCCACGCGCGAGGCCCGGGGCCTGGCGCCCCGAGTCCGGGCCGCGGTGGAGCTGCTGCTCCGCTCGGCCCCGGGGTGGTAGCGCGAGGGCCCCCATCCGGAGGCCGAGCGCCACCTGTCCCCATGAAAGACACCGTGCCGGGCGAAGTCCCACTTCCCCGCCCGGCGCGGCTGCGTTCCTGCTTCAGTGCCCCGGTGCGCCCGTGGCTCCGGGAGGAACCGGCGCGGGCTCCGGCTCGGCCCGGCGTAGCTCCAGCTTGCGGATGACGATGTAGAAGATGGGCGTCAGCACCAGGCCGAAGAGCGTCACCCCAAGCATGCCGGCGAGCACCGCCACGCCCATCGCCTGCCGCATCTCCGAGCCCGCGCCCGTGGCCGTCGCGAGCGGCACCACGCCCATGATGAAGGCCACCGACGTCATCAGGATGGGCCGCAGCCGCAGCCGGCATGCCTCGAGCGCCGCCTGCGCCACGCCCATGCCCTCGTCCTCCTTGGAGCGGGCGAACTCGACGATGAGGATGGCGTTCTTCGCCGCGAGGCCGATGAGCACCACGAGGCCAATCTGCGTGAAGATGTTGTTCTCCCCGCCCGTGAGCCACACGCCGACAATCGCGCTGAGCAGCGCCATGGGCACCGTCAGCAGCACCGCCAGCGGCAGCGTCCAGCTGTTGTACTGCGCCGCGAGGATGAGGAAGGCGAGCAGGATGGCCAGCGGGAAGACGAGCAGCCCTTCCTTGCCGGCGAGCTTCTCCTGGTAGGTGAGGTCGGTCCACTCGAAGCTCATCCCGGCGGGAAGCGTCTCCGCCGCGACTCGCTCCATCGCCGCCACCGCCGCTCCCGTGCTGACACCCGGCCGGGCCATGCCATTGAGGTCCGCGGACGGGTAGCCGTTGTAGCGCATCACCTGGTCCGGTCCGAAGGACGGCGCCACGTTGACGAGTGACGCCAGCGGCACCATGCCGCCCTGCGCATTGCGCACCTGGAGCCGGCCGATGTCCTCCGCCTGCATGCGGTACGGCGCGTCCGCCTGCACATTCACCTGGTAGGTGCGCCCGAAGCGGTTGAAGTCATTCACGTAGAGCGAGCCCAGGTGGATTTGCAGCGTGTCGAAGATGTCCCCGAGCGGCACGCCCTGCGTCTTCGCCTTCACCCGGTCCACGTCGAGCTGGAGCTGGGGCACGTTGATTTCGAAGCCCGTCATCAGCCCCGCCACCTCCGGCTCCTGGGCGGCCCGCCGCGACAGGGCCTGCGCGGCCTCGTAGAGCGCCTCGGGGCCCAGGCCCGCGCGGTCCTCCAGTTGGAGCTTGAAGCCCGCCAGCGCGCCCATGCCCGGCACCGGCGGGGGCGGGAAGATGGCGGTGAAGCCTTCCTGGATGGTGCTGAACTTCGCCTGGAGGCGCCCGGCAATCGCGTTCGCCGACAGCTCCGGCGACTGCCGCTTCTCGAAGGTATCGAGCGCGGTGAAGACCACCGCCGCGTTGGGCGCGTTGACGAAGCCATTCACCGACAGGCCGGAGAACGCAATCACGTTGGCCACGCCGGGCTCGGCCAGCGCAATCTCCGACATGCGGCGCACCACGTCCGTCGTCCTGTCCAGCGACGAGGCCGGCGGCAGCTGGGCAATGCCCACGAGGTAGTACTTGTCCTGCATGGGGACGAAGCCCTTGGGCACGTGCGCGAAGCCCGCCCACGTCAGCCCCAGCAGCCCGCCGTAGATGAGCAGCGCCACCGCGCTGACGCGCACCACGCGCTTCACCGTGCGCACGTAGCCTTCCGACGCGCGCTCGAAGAAGCGGTTGAAGGGCTTGAAGAGCCGGCCCCCCAGCGACCAGTCCATGAAGCGCGTGAGGGCGTCCTTGCGGCCATGGTGCGAGCGCAGCAGCACGCCCGCCAGCGCCGGGCTCAGCGTGAGCGAGTTGAAGGCGGACAGCAGCGTGGAGATGGCGATGGTGAGGGCGAACTGCCGGTAAAACTGGCCGGTGAGGCCGCCGAGGAACGCGGTGGGGATGAAGACGGCCGCCAGCACCGACGTAATCGCGATGATGGGCCCCGTCACCTCCGTCATCGCCCTGCGGGCCGCCTCCTTCGGACTGGCCCCCAGCGAGATGTGCCGCTCGACGTTCTCCACGACGACGATGGCGTCATCCACCACGATGCCGATGGAGAGCACCAGTCCGAAGAGTGACAGCGTGTTGAGCGAGAAGCCCAACAGGTGCATCACCGCCGCCGTGCCCACCAGCGACACCGGCACCGCCGCGAGCGGGATGATGGACGCGCGCCACGTCTGGAGGAAGAGCACCACCACCAGCACCACGAGGAACACGGCCTCCAGCAGCGTGGTCACCACGTTCTTGATGGAGGCGCGCACGAAGAAGGTCGGGTCATACGCGACGCGGTACTCCATGCCCTTCGGGAAGGCCGCGCTCAACTCCGCCACGCGCTCGCGCACGGCGGCAGAGACTTCGAGCGCGTTGGAGCCGGAGGCCTGGTTGATGCCAATGGCCACCGCCGGCTTGCCGTCCAGGAGCGCCTTCAGCCCGTAGCTGCTGGCCCCCATCTCCACCCGGGCCACGTCGCGCAGGCGCGTCACCTGGCCGCCCTCGCCCACCTTGAGGACGATGTCGCCGAACTGCTGCTCGTCGGCGAGCCGGCCCTGCGTGGTGACGGTGATTTGAAACGCGGAGCTGGCGTCCGGCTGCTGCCCGACGACGCCCGCGGCCACCTGCACGTTCTGCTCACGGATGGCGGCCACCGCGTCGCTCGCGGTGAGCTTGCGCGAGGCCAGCTTCTGCGGGTCCAACCAGATGCGCATGCTGTACTCGCCCGCGCCCCACACCACGACGCTGCCCACGCCGGGGATGCGCTGGAGCACGTCCTTCACCTGGAGCACCGCGTAGTTGGAGAGGTAGAGCGGCTCCAGTGACGCGTCCGGGGAGACGAGGTGCACCACCATCAGGATGTCCGTGCTCGTCTTCTCCGTGAGCACGCCCAGCCGCTGCACCTCCTGCGGCAGGCGCGGCAGCGCGCGCGCCACGCGGTTCTGCACCTGCACCTGCGCGAGGTCCGCGTCCACGCCCTGGGCGAACGTCACCGTGAGGGACACGCGGCCGTCGCTGGTGGACTGCGAGGACATGTAGAGCATGCCCTCCACGCCGTTGATTTCCTGCTCCAGCGGCGCGGCCACCGTCTCCGCGATGACGCGCGGGTTGGCGCCGGGGTAGGCCGCGCGCACCACCACCGTGGGCGGCGCGACGGCGGGGTACTCACTGAGGGGAAGCTGGACGATGGAGAGCCCTCCCGCGATGAGCAGGAGGACGGAGAGCACGGCCGCGAAGATGGGCCGGTCGACGAAGAAGTGGGCGAACTTCATGGCCGGGCGCTCCCCGCGCGCTGCGTCTTCGCCATCGCCACGAGCTTCGGCGTCACCTTCATGCCGGGCCGGGCGAGGCCCTTGAGGACGATGCGCTCGCCGGGCGACAGGCCCTTCACCACCGTGCGCAGGCCGCCGTCGCTGGCGCCCAGCTCCACGCGGCGCTGCTCCAGCGCCCCGTCCGCGCCCACCACGAGCACGTAGCGGCCCTGCTGGTCCGTGCCCACCGCCAGGTCGTCGATGAGGACCGTGTCGCGGGACGGGCCCGTCTCCAGGCGCACGCGCGCGAAGAGGCCCGGGGTGAGCCGGCCGTCGGGATTGGACAGGACGGCGCGTGCCCGCGCGGTGCCGGTGCCGGAGTCCACCTTGTTGGACAGGAAGTCGAGCTTCGCCTCGTGGGGGAAGCCGTCCTCGCCCAGCAGCGCCACGCGCACGGGCACGGGCTGGATGCGCCCGTCGGCCTGGCGGCCCGAGGGGCCGGCGCTGGCGAAGCGCAGGTAGGTGGGCTCGTCCACGTCGAAGTAGACGTAGAACGGGTCCACCGAGACGATGGTGGTGAGCAGCGTGGCCCCGGCGGTGCCGCCGCTGACGAGGTTGCCCGGCGTTACGAGCGCCTGTCCCACGCGGCCGTTGATGGGCGCGCGGACCTTGGTGTCCTGGAGGTCGATTTCCGCGGAGCGCACGGCGGCGCGGGCGGACTCGACGCGGGCGAGGCTCTCGGCGTGCTCGGCCTTGAGCACGTCGAAGTCACTCTGGGAGATGACGCGCTCAGCCACGAGCTTCTCGCCGCGCTCGAAGCGGCTCTTCGCCAGGGTGCTGCGCTCCTCGGACTGGCGCAGGTCGGCCTGCGCGCGAGAGAGCGTGGCCTCGTAGGTGCGCGCGTCGAGCTGGAAGAGCACCTGCCCGGCCTTGACCAGCCCGCCCTCGGCGAAGCGGACGGAGTCGATGTAGCCGCCCACGCGGGGACGCAACTCCACGCTCTGCACGGCGGCGAGCGCGCCGGTGAACTCCGCGCTCTCCGACAGGGGCTTCGTGACGACCTCTGCCACCACGACTTCGGGGGCCGCCGGTTGCGCGGCTCCCTGCCCTGACTGCTCTCCCTTGCCGTCCCGGGCCAGGACGAAACCACCCACCACCAGCGGGGCGACCAGGGCCGCTCCCACCACGACACGTCTGAGCTTCATGGATGACTCCTCTGCTGCGAAGGCACACGACGGCACGAGACGACTCGCGCTCCCGCGAGCCGCCGCGTTCTGCCGGCGTCGAGATTCAGGGCGTGAGCAGGGCTCCGCCCGGGCCCCTCCCGCGGAACACGTGTGTCCGCCGGGGAGCCGGGATGTGGATGGAATTCAGGGCCGCGAACGAAGGTCCGCGCGGGCTCTTACGGGGAATCGACCGGGGCGCGAGTCGCGCCGCTGCGTTGTCGACGACAACATGGGTGCGCCGGGAGCGTCCGGCGTTCTCGCGCACCGTGGCGGAACGTCGGGACAGTGGCGGCCATCCGCGCCCCATCCATGGGGGCGAGGGAATATCCGGGGGTGTAACCGGCCACGAAATGAAACATGGCGGGTTACTAATCACCCCGGAGCAAGGGGCGCAATGGATTCTTCCTTCCCTCCAGGACGGGGGCGGAGACCTCCCGCGAACCCTTTCCGGGTCGTGGCTGAAACGACACGTCCGGGCCCGCGGTGGCGCGGGCCCGGACGAAAATAGTCTCGCTGCTGGAAGGACTTGACGCAGGGCCACTCAGAGCTTGAAGCCGCCCGTCACCTCGATTCGCTGGCCGGTGAGCCAGCGGGTCTCCGGGGCGAGCAGCATGGCCACGATGCCGCCGATGTCGTCGGGCACTCCCACGCGACCGAGCGCCGTCTCCGAGGCGACGAATTTCTGCAGCTCGACGTCGCGCATCGCTCCGCCGCCGAAGTCGGTCTCGATACCGCCCGGAGCGATGACGTTGACCGAGATGCGCCGCGGTCCCAGCTCCGCGGCCATGTATCGCGTGAGGACCTCGACGCCGCCCTTCATCACCGCATAGGCCGAGTAGCCGGGGAACGTGTAGCGCGCGAGGCCGGTCGACACGTTCAGAATCCGGCCGCCGTCCGCGATGAGCGGCAGGAGCTTCTGCGCGAGGAAGAACGTGCCCTTGAGGTGGACGTTCAAGAGCTCGTCGAACTGCTCCTCCGTGGTGTCGGCGAAGGGGGCACCGATACCCGTGCCGGCGTTGTTCACCAGGTAGTCGAAGCGCTCGCGCTTCCACACGCTGGCGAGCTCGGCCTTCACCGCCATGGCGAACGCCTGGAACCCCGCGCTCTTGCCGACGTCGAAGGGCAGAACCGCGGCCTTGCGTCCCTTGGCTTCAATCCGCGCCGCCACCTCTCGCGCCTCCTTCACCGAGGTCCGGTAGGTGAGAATCACATCGACGCCGCGGTCGGCGAGGGTCAGGGCCATGCTCCTGCCAAGCCCGCGACTGCCGCCAGTGATGAGGGCAATGGGGGCAGCGGTGCTGCCGTTCGTCGTGCTCATGAGGCTCCCTTTCAAACGGCTCACGGTGTGCCGTGAAAGAGATGTGCCGTACGGCCCTGGTCGTCGCTAGATACTCTTTCGTCCCATACGAACCGGTTCGCCCCATACGAACCTGGCGGTAACCATGCCGACACTCTTCAAACAGCTTCCTCCCCTGCCAGCGGAGCGCGCACTCAAGGTCATCGGCGGCCGTTGGAAGGTGGTCATTCTCTATTACCTGTTTGAAGGCCCGAAACGCCTCTCGGAGCTCAGGCGCCTGGCGCCGCTCGCGAGCCAGAAGGTCCTGGTCCAGCAGCTTCGGGAGATGGAGGAGCACGGCATCGTTGACCGCAAGGTCTTCGCCCAAGTGCCTCCGCGCGTGGAGTACTCGGCGACGAAGCTGGGCCTCAGCCTCCAGCCCATCATCGCGTCGCTCTGCGAATGGGGCCGCCATCACGCGTCGGAGCTGAGCGCGCTCGATGCACCTGAAGTACAGGAGCGACCGGGTGGCGTCCGCAAACCCCGGCAGGCTGCGATTGGCATCAAGCCGGCCGGGCAGTCCCTCGACTGACGCCGGGGCCGCAGGGGCGTGCTCCCCTGCCCGCCCTCCGGTCTGCGGTGGGAGGCCGCTGGTCAGCGGCGCCTGGCCGTCCCACCTTTGAGGGCATGAGCCCGCCACGGGGTACGAGCCCGTTCGAGGACGAGCAGGACGCCTCGCCTGCCCTGCTGGAGGGTGTGCGAGCGGCCGCGCTCCCGCTGAGTGGCAGGTCCGAGGACCTGGAGCCGCTCCTCGAGAGCATCGGCGACGCGCGCTTCGTCCTCCTGGGCGAGGCCACCCACGGCACCCACGAGTTCTACCAGGCCCGCGCCGCGCTCACCCGCCGCCTCGTCTCCGAGCACGGCTTCACCGCCGTGGCCGTGGAGGCGGACTGGCCGGATGCCCTGCGCGTCAACGCCTTCGTCCACGGTGAGGGCAACGACAGGAACGCCGCGAGCGCGCTCGGCAACTTCCAGCGCTTCCCCAAGTGGATGTGGCGCAACCGCGACGTGGAGGAACTGGTCACCTGGCTGCGCGCACACAACGCCAGCGTGGGCCCGGAGTTCCGCGCCGGCTTCTACGGGCTGGACCTCTACAGCCTCCACGCGTCCATGCGCGAGGTGGTGGCCTATCTGGAGACGGTGGACCCCGCCGCCGCCCAGCGCGCCCGCGAGCGCTACTCCTGCTTCGACCACTTCGGCTATGAGCCACAGGCCTACGGCGCGGCCACCACCTACGCCCATGCGGAGACCTGTGAGGCCGCGGTCCAGGCGCAGTTGATGGAGCTACAGCGGCGCGCGCCCCTCAACACGCGGGACGAGGATGCGCGCTTCTTCGCCGAGCAGAACGCCCAGCTCGCCGCCGACGCGGAGGGCTACTACCGCGCCATGTACGCGGGCCGTCACGAGGGGTGGAACCTGCGCGACACGCACATGGCAAATGCCGCGGACGCGCTGCTGAAGCACCTGTCCCGCAAGGGGCGCAAAGCGCGCATGGTCATCTGGGCGCACAACTCACACCTGGGCGACGCACGCGCCACGCAGATGGGCGACCAGGGCGAGCTGAACCTGGGGCAGCTCCTGCGCGAGCGGCACGGCGACGCCACGTACAACGTGGGCTTCACCACGTACACCGGCGTCGTGATTGCCGCGCACGAGTGGGACGAGCCGGGCCTGCGCCGCCGCATCCAACCCGCCATGGCCGGCAGCTACGAGCACCTCTTCCACGAGGTGGGCCTGCCGTCCTTCCTGCTGCGCATGGAAGATTTGGGCGAAGCGGCCGGCGGCCTGCACGAGCGCCGGCTGGAGCGCGCCATCGGCGTCGTGTATGCGCCGCGCACCGAGCGCTGGAGCCACTACTTCCACGCGGACCTGCCCGCGCAGTTCGACGCCGTGCTGCACTACGACGAAACGCGCGCCCTGCGGCCGCTCGACGCCGACTCCGGCCACGAGGAGGAGGACGCGCCCGACACCTATCCCTTCGGCTTGTGAGGAGCGGAGTGGGCGCCACGACCCGGGTCCGACCCCAGGGGCCGTGGCACTCCCACTCCCTTCCTCACCCCGGAAGAGGGCTACTTCTTCGGCGCGGGCGCGGGCGTCGTGGGAGCCGGCGTGGCGGGGGCGGGCTTCGCCGCCTGCGCCTTCTCGTAGGCGGCGACGCGCTTCGTGACTTCGCCCATCAGGTCATTGGGAATGGGGACGGAGAGGTTGTACTGGGCAATCTTCCAGGCGTTGCCCTCCTTCACCAGCACGCCGCTGCCGCGGCTGGGGCCCAGGTTGGGCGTGTCGAGCGTCTCGTCGAACCAGGCCACCGTGCCGTCCGCCGAGAGGGAGATGAAGCGCTTCACCGGCTTGAAGCTCCACGCCTTGCCCTTGGAGAAGTAGGGCTTGGACCAGGCGCGGAACTCGTCTCGAGTCCACCGCTCGGTGGCATCGGTGCCCATGAAGACGCCATCGGCGGTGAAGTGGCCGAAGTAGCGCGGCTCGTCCGCGGCGGCGGCGGCCTTGTGCCAGTCATCCAGCACCGCGGCGACGGCGGCCTTCGGGTCGGCGGGGGAGGTGCCCACGGGGGCGGCGGCGAGTGCGAGAAGCAGCAGGGAGACAGTGGTCACGCGGAGAGACCTCGTCAGGCAGAAGGTTCGCGGTATGAAGCGGCACGCGGTGCCCCGGGTCAAGGCGCTCGGGGGCGGAATAGAAAGGTGTCTCGCAGATGGTCCTCGAGAGCTTCGGGGTGGGTGAGGGCGACGTGCCCACGGTGATGCTGCACGGCTTCCTCGGGACGGGGCGGAATCTGCGCTCGCTGGCGGCGGCCTGGAGCGCGGCGGACCCGCGCCGGCGCTTCCTGCTGCCGGACCTCACCGGCCATGGCAGCTCGCCGGCCCTGCCCGCCAGCGCGGACCTCTTCACCCTGGCCCGCGACGTGGTGGACACGGCGCGCGCGCAGGGCATCTCCGGTCCGTTCGACTGGGTGGGCCACTCGCTGGGCGGGCGCGTGTCGCTGGCCGGCAGCCTCCACGTGCCCGAGGCCGTCCGGAGCGTCACGCTGCTGGACATCACCCCGGGCCCGGTGCCGGGCGACCTGTCGGAGAGCGGCAA contains these protein-coding regions:
- the cglB gene encoding adventurous gliding motility lipoprotein CglB, whose product is MRTRPTLLSALAFGACLSALAGACQTYDFEPVEPLAIAQTTFEEPFVGRRLKPNVMLLVDTSASMTDPVDTSDPDCLVPGRDDGKVCGDTDACNPAVCPTRWTELQAAVPKFLADTGAFVRFGLTTYPDPRGEAGILASCRTASETTVRKDLPVAEDDASLLANANQINDIIQGIPNAGTGRPLGGTPTSLSLRFVKNLPGLQDAERKQFVVLLTDGLPNCNGDNIYKGTDPRCRCTASTCAGAAEKLGCLDMEASVEAVRELAGKEITTIVIGFGTETAEGDGPAVLDAMARAGGFARTCKEGQTSCGPNDPCDAVTHLCQRPFYQAGNQTELAQVLEAISKEVVNPQPCLVALDPSQLPSDPKLIVVYVEEVRTPPGVDTWELTDQGVLFTGALCERLKASTPDAPIDVSLRAIRQR
- a CDS encoding type 1 glutamine amidotransferase domain-containing protein; translated protein: MRILIVLTSHDTLGDTGRKTGFYLSELTHALDVFTRAGLEVDYVSPKGGRAPMDGVSRDDALNRAFLDDARQLARLETTLRPEQVEPARYAAIYVPGGHGTMFDLPQDARLNALIGALYARGGAVAAVCHGPAALVNAKLPDGGYLVAGRDVSAFTNEEEAAVKLTQVVPFLLESKLIERGARFTKAPDFQRHVVVSERLVTGQNPASAAAVAEALVRVLTPQRQATGTR
- a CDS encoding LysR family transcriptional regulator produces the protein MAELDLLHSFLAIYRAGSISRAATTVHLTQPALSAHLQALEARLGRPLFTRRARGVVPTPAGHDLAQAAAAHVDALDTLVDAMRAGNTALEGTLYLGGPAELLAAKVLPALAPLVARGLTLQVRLDVVTPLLEALGAGELDLVVASRKVAARGLVYQVLYDEELVLVGAPDWAERLPRKALEAAGGEALLADVPWLAYAGDLPLLRRFFRDAFGARVRGSARAAVPDLRAVMALAEGGAGMTVLPRYLCEGALQRGSLVELMRPARPVLNRLHLATREARGLAPRVRAAVELLLRSAPGW
- a CDS encoding efflux RND transporter permease subunit, translated to MKFAHFFVDRPIFAAVLSVLLLIAGGLSIVQLPLSEYPAVAPPTVVVRAAYPGANPRVIAETVAAPLEQEINGVEGMLYMSSQSTSDGRVSLTVTFAQGVDADLAQVQVQNRVARALPRLPQEVQRLGVLTEKTSTDILMVVHLVSPDASLEPLYLSNYAVLQVKDVLQRIPGVGSVVVWGAGEYSMRIWLDPQKLASRKLTASDAVAAIREQNVQVAAGVVGQQPDASSAFQITVTTQGRLADEQQFGDIVLKVGEGGQVTRLRDVARVEMGASSYGLKALLDGKPAVAIGINQASGSNALEVSAAVRERVAELSAAFPKGMEYRVAYDPTFFVRASIKNVVTTLLEAVFLVVLVVVLFLQTWRASIIPLAAVPVSLVGTAAVMHLLGFSLNTLSLFGLVLSIGIVVDDAIVVVENVERHISLGASPKEAARRAMTEVTGPIIAITSVLAAVFIPTAFLGGLTGQFYRQFALTIAISTLLSAFNSLTLSPALAGVLLRSHHGRKDALTRFMDWSLGGRLFKPFNRFFERASEGYVRTVKRVVRVSAVALLIYGGLLGLTWAGFAHVPKGFVPMQDKYYLVGIAQLPPASSLDRTTDVVRRMSEIALAEPGVANVIAFSGLSVNGFVNAPNAAVVFTALDTFEKRQSPELSANAIAGRLQAKFSTIQEGFTAIFPPPPVPGMGALAGFKLQLEDRAGLGPEALYEAAQALSRRAAQEPEVAGLMTGFEINVPQLQLDVDRVKAKTQGVPLGDIFDTLQIHLGSLYVNDFNRFGRTYQVNVQADAPYRMQAEDIGRLQVRNAQGGMVPLASLVNVAPSFGPDQVMRYNGYPSADLNGMARPGVSTGAAVAAMERVAAETLPAGMSFEWTDLTYQEKLAGKEGLLVFPLAILLAFLILAAQYNSWTLPLAVLLTVPMALLSAIVGVWLTGGENNIFTQIGLVVLIGLAAKNAILIVEFARSKEDEGMGVAQAALEACRLRLRPILMTSVAFIMGVVPLATATGAGSEMRQAMGVAVLAGMLGVTLFGLVLTPIFYIVIRKLELRRAEPEPAPVPPGATGAPGH
- a CDS encoding efflux RND transporter periplasmic adaptor subunit, which codes for MKLRRVVVGAALVAPLVVGGFVLARDGKGEQSGQGAAQPAAPEVVVAEVVTKPLSESAEFTGALAAVQSVELRPRVGGYIDSVRFAEGGLVKAGQVLFQLDARTYEATLSRAQADLRQSEERSTLAKSRFERGEKLVAERVISQSDFDVLKAEHAESLARVESARAAVRSAEIDLQDTKVRAPINGRVGQALVTPGNLVSGGTAGATLLTTIVSVDPFYVYFDVDEPTYLRFASAGPSGRQADGRIQPVPVRVALLGEDGFPHEAKLDFLSNKVDSGTGTARARAVLSNPDGRLTPGLFARVRLETGPSRDTVLIDDLAVGTDQQGRYVLVVGADGALEQRRVELGASDGGLRTVVKGLSPGERIVLKGLARPGMKVTPKLVAMAKTQRAGSARP
- a CDS encoding SDR family NAD(P)-dependent oxidoreductase is translated as MSTTNGSTAAPIALITGGSRGLGRSMALTLADRGVDVILTYRTSVKEAREVAARIEAKGRKAAVLPFDVGKSAGFQAFAMAVKAELASVWKRERFDYLVNNAGTGIGAPFADTTEEQFDELLNVHLKGTFFLAQKLLPLIADGGRILNVSTGLARYTFPGYSAYAVMKGGVEVLTRYMAAELGPRRISVNVIAPGGIETDFGGGAMRDVELQKFVASETALGRVGVPDDIGGIVAMLLAPETRWLTGQRIEVTGGFKL
- a CDS encoding winged helix-turn-helix transcriptional regulator; protein product: MPTLFKQLPPLPAERALKVIGGRWKVVILYYLFEGPKRLSELRRLAPLASQKVLVQQLREMEEHGIVDRKVFAQVPPRVEYSATKLGLSLQPIIASLCEWGRHHASELSALDAPEVQERPGGVRKPRQAAIGIKPAGQSLD
- a CDS encoding erythromycin esterase family protein → MSPPRGTSPFEDEQDASPALLEGVRAAALPLSGRSEDLEPLLESIGDARFVLLGEATHGTHEFYQARAALTRRLVSEHGFTAVAVEADWPDALRVNAFVHGEGNDRNAASALGNFQRFPKWMWRNRDVEELVTWLRAHNASVGPEFRAGFYGLDLYSLHASMREVVAYLETVDPAAAQRARERYSCFDHFGYEPQAYGAATTYAHAETCEAAVQAQLMELQRRAPLNTRDEDARFFAEQNAQLAADAEGYYRAMYAGRHEGWNLRDTHMANAADALLKHLSRKGRKARMVIWAHNSHLGDARATQMGDQGELNLGQLLRERHGDATYNVGFTTYTGVVIAAHEWDEPGLRRRIQPAMAGSYEHLFHEVGLPSFLLRMEDLGEAAGGLHERRLERAIGVVYAPRTERWSHYFHADLPAQFDAVLHYDETRALRPLDADSGHEEEDAPDTYPFGL